One Candidatus Nitronauta litoralis genomic window, TCGGCCCTTACGCAACCGGCCCTGGGAATACCTGTTTTTTGTCGACTTTCAGGGACATATTGAGGATGCCCGAATTAAAAAGGTGGTCGACACGTTAAGAAAACGCAGCCTGTTTCTGCGCGTCATGGGGTCTTACCCTCGGAAGGATCCGTAACCATGGCCTCGTTTGAACGAATGGCCATCATCGGGGTCGGTCTGCTGGGTGGGTCACTTGCACTTGCCGCCCGCGAACGCAAACTGATCAACACCATCACCGGTTTCGGCCGCAATCAGGACACACTGAAACGGGCGCAGGAAAAGGGCGTGATCGATGACTGGTCCGCAGATTTAAGGGAAGCAGTCAAAGATTGCGATCTCGTGGTCCTGTGTTCACCGGTCGGCACCTTCATGCCGCGCCTCAAGGAAATGAAGTCCGCTTTGAAACCCGGCAGCATCGTCACCGATGTCGGCTCGGTCAAAGGCGACCTGGTCAGTCAGATAGAAAATGAAATGCCGGAAGGCGCCACCTTCGTTGGTGCGCACCCGATCGCCGGTAGTGAAAAGTCCGGACTCGATGCGGCTTTTAAGGAACTGTTCGAAGGAGCGCGTTGCATCGTGACCCCGACAGACAAGACACCCATTGAAGCTCAGGACCGTATGGTCAAATTCTGGGACGCCTTGGGGATGGAAGTCATCTGTATGGATCCGGACGAGCACGACCGGGTTCTTGGCGCGGTCAGCCACCTGCCCCACGTGGTGGCTTTTGCTTTGATGAACGCAGTGGCCAAGGTGACCACAAAAAATTACGACGACGTGCTTTGTTTCTCCGGCGGCGGATTGCGCGATATCACCCGCATCGCCTCAAGCGACCCTGTCATGTGGCGTGACATTTCGATATCCAATCGAAAACAGGTGCTGACATTGATCGACGAGTTTCAAGTACAAATGGATGCATTAAAAAATATGATCGACCGCAAAGAAGCCGTGCGTTTAGAGGAAGCGTTCGCAGCCGCCAACAAAAACCGAATAAAACTTGCGAAGGTTGACGAATGATCATCGCAATCGACGGCCCGGCGGGCAGCGGTAAAAGTACGGTAGCGAGGCGCATCGCGCAGTTGTTGAACTTCAGTTATATCGAAACCGGCTCCATGTATCGAGCTGTGGCCTGGAAAGCCAAACAACTGGGGATCGATGCCAACGACAAGGACCGTGTTGCCGCGGTGGCAATGAATCTGGAAATAAACTTTGAGCCGACACCTGAAGGACAACGCCTGCTTGCCGACGGAGAAGATTTAACAGGAAAGTTACAGAACGAGATCATCGGAAAACTCGCTGCAGCCGTGGCGGCCAATCCGGCAGTGCGCAACGTACTGGTTCCAAAACAGCAGGCCATGGGACGTGCTTCTGATTCCGTGATGGACGGACGCGACATCGGCACGGTGGTGTTTCCTGAAGCGGAGAAAAAGTTTTTTCTCGACGCGGACGTTAAAGAACGGGCAAGACGGCGCTTTGAAGAAATACGCGACAAGCATCCGGGACTCACGGTTGATGACGTGGTCTCGCAGGTACAGCAGCGCGACCACGAAGACCGTACGCGAGAGGTTTCACCTCTGTTGCAGGCGAAAGACGCGGTCGCCGTCGACACCACC contains:
- a CDS encoding prephenate dehydrogenase/arogenate dehydrogenase family protein, which translates into the protein MAIIGVGLLGGSLALAARERKLINTITGFGRNQDTLKRAQEKGVIDDWSADLREAVKDCDLVVLCSPVGTFMPRLKEMKSALKPGSIVTDVGSVKGDLVSQIENEMPEGATFVGAHPIAGSEKSGLDAAFKELFEGARCIVTPTDKTPIEAQDRMVKFWDALGMEVICMDPDEHDRVLGAVSHLPHVVAFALMNAVAKVTTKNYDDVLCFSGGGLRDITRIASSDPVMWRDISISNRKQVLTLIDEFQVQMDALKNMIDRKEAVRLEEAFAAANKNRIKLAKVDE
- a CDS encoding (d)CMP kinase gives rise to the protein MIIAIDGPAGSGKSTVARRIAQLLNFSYIETGSMYRAVAWKAKQLGIDANDKDRVAAVAMNLEINFEPTPEGQRLLADGEDLTGKLQNEIIGKLAAAVAANPAVRNVLVPKQQAMGRASDSVMDGRDIGTVVFPEAEKKFFLDADVKERARRRFEEIRDKHPGLTVDDVVSQVQQRDHEDRTREVSPLLQAKDAVAVDTTGKTVDQVVEEMMRHIQPVTNT